A window of Rhodococcus sp. SGAir0479 contains these coding sequences:
- the pyrH gene encoding UMP kinase — MTAPADARPGFRRVLLKLGGEMFGGGKVGLDPDVVTTVAEQIAEVVRSGVQVAVVIGGGNFFRGAELQQRGLDRARSDYMGMLGTVMNCLALQDFLEKQGIDTRVQTAITMGQVAEPYLPLRARRHLEKGRVVIFGAGMGMPYFSTDTTAAQRALEIGAEVVLMAKAVDGVYSADPRVDPDATMYTEVTHREVIEKGLKVADATAFSLCMDNQMPMMVFNLLTQGNIARAVSGEKIGTLVKS, encoded by the coding sequence ATGACCGCACCGGCCGACGCACGTCCAGGATTCCGACGAGTGCTCCTCAAACTCGGTGGTGAAATGTTCGGCGGCGGCAAGGTCGGACTCGACCCGGACGTGGTGACGACCGTCGCGGAGCAGATCGCCGAGGTCGTCCGCTCCGGCGTCCAGGTGGCCGTCGTGATCGGCGGCGGCAACTTCTTCCGCGGCGCCGAACTGCAGCAGCGCGGCCTCGACCGGGCCCGCTCGGACTACATGGGCATGCTCGGCACCGTGATGAACTGCCTTGCGCTGCAGGACTTCCTGGAAAAGCAGGGCATCGACACCCGCGTGCAGACCGCCATCACCATGGGGCAGGTCGCCGAGCCGTACCTGCCGTTGCGCGCCCGCCGTCACCTCGAGAAGGGACGCGTGGTCATCTTCGGTGCGGGCATGGGCATGCCGTACTTCTCCACCGACACCACCGCGGCGCAGCGCGCCCTGGAGATCGGGGCCGAGGTGGTCCTCATGGCCAAGGCCGTCGACGGTGTCTACTCGGCGGACCCGCGGGTCGATCCCGATGCCACCATGTACACCGAGGTCACGCACCGCGAGGTCATCGAGAAGGGCCTCAAGGTCGCCGACGCGACCGCGTTCAGCCTCTGCATGGACAATCAGATGCCGATGATGGTCTTCAACCTGCTCACCCAGGGCAATATCGCCCGCGCGGTGTCCGGTGAGAAGATCGGAACACTGGTCAAGTCATGA
- the frr gene encoding ribosome recycling factor yields MIDEALFEAEEKMEKAITVAKDDLSSIRTGRANPGMFNRIVVEYYGAMTPITQLASINVPEARLVVVKPYEASQLGPIENAIRNSDLGVNPSNDGSIIRISVPQLTEERRREFVKQAKGKGEDAKVAIRNVRRKTMDELSRIQKDGEAGEDEVGRAEKELDKTTARYVSQIDELVKHKEAELMEV; encoded by the coding sequence GTGATTGATGAAGCTCTCTTCGAGGCCGAGGAGAAGATGGAGAAGGCCATCACGGTTGCGAAGGACGACCTCAGCTCCATCCGTACCGGTCGCGCGAACCCCGGCATGTTCAACCGGATCGTCGTCGAGTACTACGGCGCGATGACGCCGATCACGCAGCTCGCGAGCATCAACGTGCCCGAGGCGCGTCTCGTGGTCGTCAAGCCGTACGAGGCGTCGCAGCTGGGACCGATCGAGAACGCGATCCGCAACTCCGATCTGGGTGTCAACCCGAGCAACGACGGCTCGATCATCCGCATCTCGGTCCCGCAGCTCACCGAGGAACGGCGCCGCGAGTTCGTCAAGCAGGCCAAGGGCAAGGGCGAGGACGCCAAGGTCGCCATCCGCAACGTGCGCCGCAAGACGATGGACGAGCTCTCCCGTATCCAGAAGGACGGCGAGGCCGGCGAGGACGAGGTCGGACGGGCCGAGAAGGAGCTCGACAAGACCACCGCGCGCTACGTCAGCCAGATCGACGAGCTGGTGAAGCACAAGGAAGCAGAATTGATGGAGGTTTAG
- a CDS encoding phosphatidate cytidylyltransferase, giving the protein MGKADGAPVASPGPAAAPSKAGRNLPAAIAVGGGLGAAVILILIFTPLVWVAVVAAAVAVATWEVVRRLREADISVPLIPLLLGGQAMAWLSWPYGPQGVLAAFAGTAVVTMVWRLFDHGLKATPRNFLRDTAIAVFVATWVPLLASFAALMVLQDDGAGRVFCLMIVVVCSDVGGYAAGVFFGKHAMVPAISPKKSWEGFAGSLVFCVIGGVLTVTFILDANPFIGALLGAALVFTATLGDLIESQVKRELGIKDMGTLLPGHGGIMDRLDSILPSAFVTWLVLTVLV; this is encoded by the coding sequence GTGGGGAAAGCTGACGGCGCCCCTGTAGCGTCGCCGGGTCCGGCTGCGGCTCCGTCCAAGGCCGGACGCAACCTCCCCGCCGCGATCGCCGTCGGAGGCGGTCTCGGTGCCGCGGTGATCCTGATTCTGATCTTCACTCCGCTCGTGTGGGTGGCGGTGGTCGCGGCCGCCGTCGCGGTCGCCACGTGGGAGGTGGTCAGGCGGCTGCGCGAGGCCGACATCAGCGTCCCGCTGATCCCGCTCCTGCTCGGCGGCCAGGCGATGGCCTGGCTCAGCTGGCCGTACGGGCCGCAGGGCGTGCTCGCGGCGTTCGCGGGCACCGCGGTGGTCACCATGGTGTGGCGACTGTTCGACCACGGACTCAAGGCCACCCCGCGAAACTTTCTGCGCGACACCGCCATCGCCGTGTTCGTGGCGACCTGGGTGCCGCTCCTCGCGTCGTTCGCGGCGCTGATGGTCCTGCAGGACGACGGCGCCGGGCGGGTGTTCTGCCTCATGATCGTCGTCGTCTGCTCCGACGTCGGCGGGTACGCCGCCGGCGTGTTCTTCGGCAAGCACGCCATGGTGCCGGCGATCAGCCCCAAGAAATCGTGGGAGGGATTCGCCGGATCGCTCGTCTTCTGCGTGATCGGCGGCGTCCTGACGGTCACGTTCATCCTGGACGCGAACCCGTTCATCGGTGCGCTGCTCGGCGCGGCGCTGGTGTTCACCGCCACGCTCGGCGACCTCATCGAGTCCCAGGTCAAGCGGGAACTGGGAATCAAGGACATGGGCACGCTGCTGCCCGGTCACGGCGGCATCATGGACCGGTTGGACTCGATCCTGCCGTCCGCGTTCGTCACCTGGCTCGTTCTCACCGTCCTGGTGTGA
- a CDS encoding class I SAM-dependent methyltransferase, whose amino-acid sequence MSRDRFSRVRARGPIPSPNIWHWPDIYEVENRAQDVDGVIFDALAEVADWGGRDVVDVGCGAGFHLPRFAARARSVVGVEPHPPLVAAARSRVAGLASVSVLRGSAEALPLPDAAVDVVHARTAYFFGPGCGPGILEAMRVLRPGGVLAVVDLDATVAPYGTWMRADLPHYDPAVVESFFDAQGFALRRVRTRWEFSDRAALRSVLGIEFSERTAERAFRETPGLGLEVGYRIHVRSAPSGLLL is encoded by the coding sequence GTGAGCCGCGACCGCTTCAGCCGTGTTCGGGCTCGGGGACCGATCCCGAGCCCGAACATCTGGCACTGGCCCGACATCTACGAGGTCGAGAACCGCGCCCAGGACGTCGACGGCGTGATCTTCGACGCGCTCGCGGAGGTCGCCGACTGGGGCGGCCGGGACGTGGTGGACGTCGGCTGCGGTGCGGGCTTCCATCTGCCGCGCTTCGCGGCGCGCGCCCGGTCGGTCGTCGGCGTCGAACCGCATCCGCCGCTGGTCGCGGCCGCACGCAGCCGGGTCGCCGGCCTCGCGTCCGTCTCCGTTCTGCGCGGGAGTGCCGAGGCGCTGCCGCTGCCGGACGCCGCCGTCGACGTCGTGCATGCGCGGACCGCGTACTTCTTCGGGCCCGGCTGCGGCCCCGGGATCCTCGAGGCCATGCGGGTGTTGCGGCCCGGAGGCGTGCTCGCAGTCGTCGACCTCGACGCGACGGTGGCCCCGTACGGCACCTGGATGCGCGCCGACCTGCCGCACTACGACCCAGCCGTCGTCGAGTCCTTCTTCGACGCGCAGGGATTCGCACTGCGCCGGGTCCGCACCCGGTGGGAGTTCTCCGATCGGGCGGCGCTGCGTTCGGTGCTCGGGATCGAGTTCAGCGAGCGGACCGCCGAGCGCGCCTTCCGGGAGACCCCCGGACTGGGCCTCGAAGTCGGCTACCGGATCCACGTCCGCTCGGCGCCGTCCGGCCTCCTTCTCTGA
- a CDS encoding lipase family protein: MTIPRWIRWTVVAAATCLTFTAAGTAGAAPADFYATPEPLPAGAAGDVLKAEGYAPALAVRDQVGPWPSGAQRIMYRSTDARGGAVATTATYFDAAAPWPGGGPQPLVVLAPGTQGQGDQCAPSKLFTEIVHYTPPLDFAVEYEVAQTYALLARGIDVVVVDYEGLGTAGMHSYVDRRAEAHAVLDAARAVKALPGSRIGDDSPIGFWGYSQGGGAAAAATELQAAYAPELNVRGTYAGGPPADLRAVAGALDGGLAAGLLGYAVNSIYAGYPETRAEIDGALAPAGRQVLDDIAGQCVPETIARYGLHRTSEWTRDGRTLAQLIDALPNVRAVVDEQRIGRSAPRSPVLIVQGRNDDLIPHTQAQQLAADWCAQGATVDFGTEEIPPIAPGFVVGHALPMFTGLPRALDWMTARFDGEPAPTTCA, from the coding sequence ATGACCATTCCGCGATGGATTCGTTGGACTGTCGTTGCCGCGGCGACCTGCCTCACGTTCACGGCGGCGGGAACGGCGGGTGCAGCGCCCGCGGACTTCTACGCGACCCCGGAGCCGCTGCCGGCAGGCGCGGCGGGAGACGTTCTGAAGGCGGAGGGGTACGCGCCGGCGTTAGCCGTCCGCGACCAGGTGGGCCCGTGGCCCTCCGGTGCGCAACGGATCATGTACCGCAGCACCGACGCCCGCGGCGGCGCGGTCGCCACGACGGCCACCTACTTCGACGCCGCCGCACCGTGGCCCGGTGGCGGGCCGCAGCCGCTGGTGGTGCTCGCGCCGGGCACCCAGGGGCAGGGCGACCAGTGTGCGCCGTCGAAGTTGTTCACCGAGATCGTCCACTACACACCGCCGCTCGACTTCGCGGTGGAGTACGAGGTGGCGCAGACGTACGCGCTGCTGGCGCGGGGCATCGACGTCGTGGTCGTCGACTACGAGGGCCTCGGGACCGCCGGGATGCACAGCTACGTGGACCGGCGTGCGGAGGCGCACGCGGTACTCGACGCGGCGCGCGCGGTGAAGGCACTGCCCGGCAGCCGCATCGGCGACGACAGTCCGATCGGTTTCTGGGGCTACTCGCAGGGTGGCGGCGCCGCGGCGGCCGCCACCGAGTTGCAGGCGGCGTACGCGCCCGAACTGAACGTGCGCGGGACGTACGCGGGCGGCCCGCCCGCGGATCTGCGAGCGGTGGCCGGGGCGCTCGACGGCGGCCTGGCGGCGGGCCTGCTCGGCTACGCGGTCAACAGCATCTACGCCGGCTATCCCGAGACCCGCGCCGAGATCGACGGTGCCCTGGCGCCGGCCGGGCGACAGGTCCTCGACGACATCGCCGGCCAGTGCGTCCCGGAGACGATCGCCCGGTACGGCCTGCACCGGACGTCGGAGTGGACGCGGGACGGTCGGACGCTGGCGCAGCTGATCGACGCGTTGCCGAACGTGCGGGCCGTCGTCGACGAGCAGCGCATCGGACGGTCGGCGCCGCGCAGCCCCGTGCTGATCGTGCAGGGCCGCAACGACGACCTCATTCCGCACACGCAGGCGCAGCAATTGGCCGCCGACTGGTGCGCTCAGGGGGCGACGGTCGACTTCGGCACCGAGGAGATCCCGCCGATCGCACCGGGTTTCGTCGTGGGGCACGCGTTGCCGATGTTCACGGGGCTGCCGCGGGCACTGGACTGGATGACCGCCCGATTCGACGGGGAACCGGCGCCGACGACCTGCGCGTGA
- a CDS encoding HpcH/HpaI aldolase/citrate lyase family protein, with protein sequence MTTHPHRTARTIRADLARSWLLTPATRADVFPPPAAVDAMILDLEDAVAPADKPGARHSVADRLGGEHAAWVRVNDATTVHWAADLEALSGLPGLTGVMLAKTESGSQVEATRERLPEGTPIIPLIESAMGLEAAPEIARAEGTFRLAFGSGDFRRDTGMSDDLTAMAYPRARLVITSRAARLAGGPIDGPTVAANDTILQRDCEAAVSLGLTGRLCLHPDQAPTVNRALSPSTADIGWAHETITDLGADGRRVRDGSDLPRLARAKRIAELAQAFGLH encoded by the coding sequence GTGACGACCCATCCCCACCGGACCGCGCGCACGATCCGCGCCGACCTCGCCCGCTCGTGGCTGTTGACGCCGGCGACCCGTGCCGACGTCTTCCCGCCGCCCGCGGCGGTGGACGCGATGATTCTCGACCTCGAGGACGCGGTGGCGCCGGCCGACAAGCCCGGTGCGCGCCACTCGGTCGCAGACCGGCTCGGGGGCGAGCACGCCGCGTGGGTGCGGGTCAACGATGCGACGACGGTGCACTGGGCCGCCGACCTCGAGGCGCTGTCCGGGCTACCCGGGCTGACGGGGGTGATGCTGGCGAAGACGGAGAGCGGCAGCCAGGTCGAAGCCACCCGGGAGCGGTTGCCCGAGGGGACCCCGATCATCCCGCTGATCGAGTCCGCGATGGGGCTCGAGGCGGCTCCGGAGATCGCGCGCGCCGAGGGCACGTTCCGGCTGGCGTTCGGCAGCGGCGACTTTCGCCGCGACACCGGGATGAGCGACGACCTCACCGCGATGGCGTACCCGCGGGCGCGGCTCGTGATCACCAGCCGCGCCGCCCGGCTCGCCGGCGGCCCCATCGACGGCCCCACCGTCGCGGCGAACGACACCATCCTGCAACGCGACTGCGAGGCCGCGGTCTCCCTCGGCCTCACCGGCCGCCTGTGCCTGCATCCCGATCAGGCGCCCACCGTGAACCGGGCACTGAGCCCGAGTACCGCCGACATCGGCTGGGCCCACGAGACCATTACGGACCTCGGCGCGGACGGCCGCCGCGTGCGCGATGGCAGCGACCTCCCCCGCCTGGCCAGAGCCAAACGGATCGCCGAGCTGGCCCAGGCGTTCGGGCTGCACTGA
- a CDS encoding LapA family protein, giving the protein MSETPQEYPDAVGRPAAGPPSGARPAATPSTAHDAAHLERTRAATTWVGLVIGIVVAILLLIFILQNLDSVTFELFAWEFTLPAGISLLLAAIAGALIMALAGGVRIIQIRRVAKRAGTLPDGTVPN; this is encoded by the coding sequence ATGTCCGAGACACCGCAGGAGTACCCCGACGCAGTCGGCCGGCCGGCCGCAGGTCCACCGTCCGGCGCCCGCCCCGCGGCGACGCCGTCCACCGCGCACGACGCCGCCCACCTCGAACGCACGCGTGCGGCGACGACGTGGGTGGGGCTGGTCATCGGGATCGTCGTCGCGATCCTGCTGCTCATCTTCATTCTGCAGAACCTCGACTCGGTGACGTTCGAGCTGTTCGCGTGGGAGTTCACGCTGCCGGCCGGCATCAGCCTGCTGCTCGCCGCGATCGCCGGCGCGCTGATCATGGCCCTCGCCGGCGGGGTGCGGATCATCCAGATCCGGCGCGTGGCCAAACGTGCCGGCACCCTGCCGGACGGAACGGTGCCGAACTAG
- the rlmN gene encoding 23S rRNA (adenine(2503)-C(2))-methyltransferase RlmN yields the protein MTVSLPLVFNAPRRGMPPRHLADLDADERKAVVKELGLPGFRADQIARQYYGRLEADPERMTDLPAAMRDQVGAALFPQLLSVVKHVACDAGQTRKTLWKANDGTLLESVLMRYPDRATLCISSQAGCGMACPFCATGQGGLNRNLSTAEIVDQVRAAAAALRDGEVEGGPGRLSNIVFMGMGEPLANYKRVVAAVRRITSPAPDGLGISQRAVTVSTVGLAPAIRKLADEEMSVRLAVSLHTPDDELRDTLVPVNNRWPVAEVLDAARYYADKSGRRVSIEYALIRDVNDQPWRADLLGKKLHKALGPLVHVNLIPLNPTPGSKWDASPKPVEREFVRRVQAQGVSCTVRDTRGQEIAAACGQLAAEN from the coding sequence ATGACTGTCTCCCTTCCCCTCGTCTTCAACGCGCCGCGACGTGGAATGCCGCCGCGCCACCTCGCCGACCTCGACGCGGACGAGCGCAAGGCGGTGGTCAAGGAGCTGGGTCTGCCAGGCTTTCGCGCCGACCAGATCGCTCGCCAGTACTACGGGCGGCTCGAGGCCGATCCCGAACGGATGACCGATCTTCCCGCGGCGATGCGCGATCAGGTGGGCGCCGCCCTGTTCCCGCAGCTGCTCTCCGTCGTCAAGCACGTCGCCTGCGATGCCGGGCAGACGCGCAAGACGCTGTGGAAGGCGAACGACGGCACGCTGCTCGAGAGCGTGCTGATGCGCTACCCGGACCGCGCGACGCTGTGCATCTCCAGCCAGGCGGGCTGCGGCATGGCCTGCCCCTTCTGCGCGACCGGGCAGGGCGGGCTCAACCGCAACCTGTCCACCGCGGAGATCGTCGACCAGGTGCGCGCCGCGGCGGCCGCCCTGCGCGACGGCGAGGTCGAGGGCGGCCCCGGCCGGCTGTCGAACATCGTGTTCATGGGCATGGGCGAGCCGCTCGCCAACTACAAGCGCGTGGTCGCGGCGGTCCGCCGCATCACGTCGCCGGCCCCGGACGGGCTCGGCATCTCGCAGCGGGCCGTGACGGTCTCGACCGTCGGGCTGGCGCCGGCGATCCGCAAGCTCGCCGACGAGGAGATGTCGGTGCGGCTGGCCGTCTCGCTGCACACCCCGGACGACGAGCTGCGCGACACCCTGGTGCCCGTCAACAACCGGTGGCCGGTGGCCGAGGTTCTGGACGCGGCGCGCTACTACGCGGACAAGTCCGGTCGCCGGGTCTCCATCGAGTACGCGCTGATCCGCGACGTCAACGATCAGCCGTGGCGGGCCGACCTGCTCGGCAAGAAGCTGCACAAGGCGCTGGGGCCGCTGGTGCACGTCAACCTGATCCCGCTCAACCCGACGCCGGGCAGCAAGTGGGACGCCAGCCCCAAGCCGGTCGAGCGCGAGTTCGTGCGCCGCGTGCAGGCCCAGGGCGTGTCCTGCACGGTGCGCGACACCCGTGGTCAGGAGATCGCCGCCGCGTGCGGCCAGCTGGCCGCCGAGAACTGA
- a CDS encoding DUF2631 domain-containing protein — MAGTQLDPTSNDPVVAAHVDTAEVPSAAWGWSGEAPRTFRFFGWFFAAFLLLMMIGNHGGKVEDLFLVGFAAAIVLILVRDIILRRKPR, encoded by the coding sequence GTGGCCGGTACCCAGTTGGACCCCACTTCCAACGACCCCGTCGTCGCAGCGCACGTCGACACCGCCGAGGTTCCCTCGGCCGCGTGGGGCTGGAGTGGCGAGGCTCCGCGTACGTTCCGTTTCTTCGGTTGGTTCTTCGCGGCCTTCCTGCTGCTGATGATGATCGGCAACCACGGCGGCAAGGTCGAGGACCTGTTCCTCGTCGGTTTCGCCGCCGCGATCGTCCTGATCCTGGTGCGCGACATCATCCTGCGGCGCAAGCCCCGGTAG
- the dxr gene encoding 1-deoxy-D-xylulose-5-phosphate reductoisomerase: protein MSDSQPTRVLLLGSTGSIGTQALEVIAANPDKFEVVGLAAGGGNIDLLARQIRAAGVTRVAVADPAAAARLDLPGVLSGPDAVTELVRGTDADVVLNALVGSLGLEPTLAALQSGARLALANKESLVAGGPLVTAAAAPGQIVPVDSEHSALAQCLRGGRADEVDRLVLTASGGPFRGWTAQALEDVTPEQAGAHPTWSMGPMNTLNSASLVNKGLELIETHLLFGIDYDRIDVTVHPQSIVHSMVTFVDGSTLAQASPPDMKLPIALALGWPDRVPGAAAACDFSTASTWTFEPVDAAVFPAVDLARAAGKAGGCMTAVYNAANEVAAEAFLSGSLRFPEIVRTVDRVLEAGSQWSAPPATVDDVLAADAWARAQARDLVKQEG, encoded by the coding sequence GTGTCAGACTCCCAACCGACTCGCGTCCTGCTGCTGGGCAGCACCGGATCCATCGGCACCCAGGCCCTCGAGGTCATCGCCGCCAACCCCGACAAGTTCGAGGTCGTCGGGCTCGCGGCCGGTGGCGGCAACATCGATCTCCTCGCGCGGCAGATCCGTGCCGCCGGGGTGACGCGGGTGGCCGTCGCCGATCCCGCGGCCGCCGCGCGCCTGGACCTGCCGGGCGTTCTGTCCGGACCCGACGCGGTCACCGAACTGGTACGCGGCACCGACGCGGACGTCGTGCTCAACGCGCTGGTCGGCTCGCTGGGTCTGGAGCCGACGCTGGCCGCGCTGCAGTCGGGTGCCCGGCTGGCCCTCGCGAACAAGGAGTCCCTGGTCGCCGGCGGCCCACTGGTGACGGCCGCCGCGGCACCCGGACAGATCGTGCCCGTGGACTCCGAGCACTCCGCGCTCGCGCAGTGTCTGCGCGGCGGGCGCGCCGACGAGGTCGACCGGCTGGTTCTCACCGCGTCCGGCGGACCGTTCCGCGGCTGGACGGCGCAGGCGCTCGAAGACGTCACTCCCGAACAGGCGGGCGCGCACCCCACGTGGTCGATGGGGCCGATGAACACGCTCAATTCCGCGTCGCTGGTGAACAAGGGTCTCGAACTGATCGAGACGCACCTGCTGTTCGGGATCGACTACGACCGCATCGACGTCACCGTGCACCCGCAGTCGATCGTGCACTCGATGGTGACGTTCGTCGACGGATCCACGCTGGCGCAGGCCAGCCCGCCGGACATGAAGCTGCCGATCGCGCTCGCGCTCGGCTGGCCCGACCGGGTCCCCGGCGCCGCCGCCGCGTGCGACTTCTCGACGGCGTCCACGTGGACCTTCGAACCGGTGGACGCGGCGGTGTTCCCCGCCGTGGACCTCGCGCGTGCCGCCGGCAAGGCCGGCGGATGCATGACCGCCGTCTACAACGCCGCGAACGAGGTGGCGGCGGAGGCGTTCCTGAGCGGTTCACTGCGTTTTCCGGAGATCGTGCGCACCGTCGACCGGGTTCTCGAAGCGGGGAGCCAGTGGTCGGCGCCTCCGGCTACGGTGGACGACGTACTGGCGGCCGACGCGTGGGCGCGTGCCCAGGCGCGTGACCTGGTGAAGCAGGAGGGCTAG